Part of the Paenibacillus sp. FSL R7-0273 genome is shown below.
CTTATGTCCAAAATGATGGTCCGATGTAAAAAAGACACCCGGCATTCTATAACCCTCCCGTTATGTAAAGAATGATGTCCCCGCATAAAGAATGGACTTGGTAGGAACGAACCCCACATAGTGGGGCTTAAGCTTCCAAAACCTTCATTAAAACAGCTTACCATCGGGCTGTTCTTTCAGAACGGCATCCGGGATCAGCGTAAGCCTAAGTCCAGCCTTTTTTGGTTTATCCTTTAGGCCAGTCCCGCTTGCTCGAACGCTGGTTGGAGTCTAAATGAATCAATTCCGCCAATGAAGGGATCTCTTCATGCTCCACCAGCCATTTGCGCATTTCCTTAATCGCCTCAACCTGACCATTCCCCCGGTCGCGCCAGGTCAGCAGCTCGATCACCCGGATGACGAGTGACATAAGACTGCTGTGGCTGCTCAAGCTTTTTTCAGCTCTGATCTTCTGGATCAGCGCCTCATTCTCCCAGTCGATCAGGATTTCCTCCGCAATAGCGGGACGCATAATGGTAAAGCTCTTGCTGCACTTGCTGCAGCAGATCACCGCTGAAGGCCGCTCTCCCATATCCACTTCTATCTTGTGATCACAATATTGGCAAGCAAAGCTCACCTGTATATTAACCGGTTGGTTATTCACGGGAACAGCCTCCTCATGGTAGCATTAAAAGTCACAATAATGTTTACCCATTTCCTTGGAGGAATGACCCAATCAGCACATCCGCACCAGGACTGGCCTCAAATTCAGACTCCATTCGGAAAGGAACGAGCCGCTCCTTGTTCAAAAAGCCTCCCGGATATGCCGGAGTGCAGCGACGCTTAAATCCGGATTCAGCTGCACACTAATTACATCAAATGAAACGGCGCACTCCTCTTGATTCCTCATGTGCAAATAGACCTTGGCTGTGCTGCGCACCTTACGGATTTTGCGGGCATCCACCGACTCCTCCGGCGTACCCGGCAGCGGGCTTCCGCTGCGGCTGCGCACCTCGATGAAAACCAGTACGCCCTGATATTCCGCAATGAGGTCGAGCTCACCGCTGCGGCAGCGCCAATTCCTCTCTAGCACAGTATAGCCCCGTGAGGCCAGATAGAGTGCTGCTGCTGCTTCAGCCGCAGCCCCTTTTAGCTTACGGTTATACCTTCCGCTTACCGGGAGTCCGCTCATTGACGGTTCCGCTTTCCGGCCTGCCGGTCACTCTGATATACAAAGCTCAGAATCTCTGCCACCAGGTTGTATAGCTCGGGCGGTATTTGCTGATCCAGATCCAGCTTGGATAGAACCTCAACGAGGGCAGCATCCTCCTGCACAGCCACCCCGTTCTCTTTGGCTTTCTGCAGGATAGCCTCGGCAATTACCCCCTGGCCTTTGGCCACAACCACCGGGGCATCGCTCTGTCCGGGAGTATATTTAAGGGCAACCGCCTTTTTCATCCGTTGTGACATTCCCTGCTTCTCGTGCTCACTCATATCCGGAAATCGACTCCTTTATAGGAATCGGGAGTAAATTCTGCCAGCTTTGCCGCCGCCGCTGCTCCGGAGGCAGCAGTCTTCAGCTCCGGCAGCGGCTCGGTACGCAGGCTGGAGAGCTGATAGCCTATGGATTCTACCGCAGCCGCTATATCCTCCCGTCTGCCCTCAAGCAGCTCCAGCATCCACGGGTCGTTATTATGCAGCTTCAGGCTGACAATCCGGTCCACAACCTGCACATCCACCAGGGTCTGGCCCAGCTGCTTCATGTCCAGGTCAAACCAGAGGCGGCAATTCGCCGCGTCCAGCTCACCTTTGCGGCCACGCCTTGACTGGATATGCACTGACGCCGTCTCCTGGCCGTCAGGCCCGTGCAGCGGCAGGAACAGCGTCACCTGCGCGAACGGCGCGGTGCGGTCCGTATTCAGCAGCAGCTGCTGGCCTGTCAGCTGCGCCACAAGCTGGCCCGCGGCATCCTTGACCGCGGGCGGGGCCTCGCTGCTGCCCATAACCTGCAGCAGCACGCCCTTCAGCGTATCGGCGGCGGCATCCGCCCCGCCGGCCGCTGCCTGCAGCGCCGCCGGCGGCAGCGCTGCTTCGCGCCCTCCCGCGGCTGCCGTGCCGCCGCGGATTGCCTGCTGCTCGTGCTCCGCACCGAGCAGCTTCAGCACCCGCCCGACCCAAGACGATGCGTCTTGGGCAGGAGCGGGTGCCTGGCCCGGCTGCTGCGCAGCAGCCGGGCTGTCCCCGCGCGGCGGTGCAGCCGCGCGGGCAGGGTCTTGCCCCGCCGCCGCAGGCGGGGCGTCCGCTTCAGGCTGGGCGGCAGCGCCAGCCTGGTCTGTGAGCTGCGGCAGCGTGCCGCGCAGCTCGGTGAGCACGCCCTGCAGCTTCGCGAGCAGGGCGCCTGCATTCCTCGCTGCAGAGGCGGAGCCTGCACCTTCCCCATCTCCTGCACTTCCTGTGCCTCTCGCACTTCCTGCACCTTCAGCACTTCCTGCACCTTCAGCATTTCCTGTGCCTCTCACATTCCCTGCGCCTTCAGCACCTCCGGCGCCTTTCGCATTTCCTGAACCTTCAACACTTCCGGCACCTTTCACACTTCCCGCACCTTCAGCACCTCCGGCGCCTTTCGCACTTCCAGTACCTTCAGCACTTCCGGCACCTTTCACACTTCCTGTACCTTCAGCACTTCCCGCACCTCTTGCACTTCCTGTACCTTCAGCACTTCCGGCACCTCTTGCACTTCCTTCACCTTCAGCACTTCCGGCACCTCTTGCACTTCCGGCGCCTTCTGCATTTCCGTTGCCTTTCGCACTTCCAGCACCATCAGCACTTCCGGTATTTTCTGCCTGCATAGCGCCTTTCGCATTCTCTGCAGTCCCGCCTGTCTTCACTGCGTTACTGCCCGGCCCCGCAGCTTCCTTTGCAGCAGCAGTCTCACCCGCTCCATTCTCCGCCAGCGCTGTCAGCGACCCGGCTTGAGGACTGGCAGGCTGTGTCCCCGCCTTAGTCTCCGCGGCAGCCTCCCCTGCCGCTGTACGCCCTCCAGCAGCTGCATTAGCTGGAGTCTCCGTGCCTGTGCGGGTAGCTGAAGCCCCAGGCTTGCCTTTGCCGGCTTCCTGCTGCGCCCACAAGCTAAGCTCCGTCTCAAGCTTAGCCAGCAGCTCATGCAGCTTCGGCCCAAAAACCGCCTGCTGCAGTCCCCTCACGCTCTCGGCTGTAACCGGCAGCCCCCGTTTTACCGACAGAACAGCCGATTCCAGCCACTCCGAGGTAGAGACCCCTTGCGGCTTGGCGCTCATAACCGCCTCCAGCTTGGCTGCGGTCTCCTTGGTCAGCGGAAGTCCTCCGGACTGCATTGCCTGAACAATCTCCTTGCCGGCCTTCGATTCCTTAAGCCCCAGCATTTCCAGCGTTTCGCCCATATTCTGCGGCGAAGCCAGTGCGGCATCGCCCGCCGGCACCGGCTTCAGCACCGGCAATCCGCCTTCTCCGGGAGGCGCAACCTGCAGCGTCATTGACTGCCCCGGCTGCAGCGGAGTCTCAAGCTCAGCACGGACCGGGGTTCCCTGAATCTGGACTACCGCCTCTTTACCGGATTCCGACACACTCAGAACCACACCGCGGACAACCTGTCCTTCCTTCAGCTCCAGCGTTTTGGCTTCACCCGGTTTGCTGTCGCCCAGCAGACCGCGGAACAAAGATCCGATATTCATGCCGCACTCCCTCCTCTCTAAAGCTCTTATTTTCTATTATATCGGCATTTGCCGCCCTTTTTATAAAAGCTCCCGGCTCAAAATAAAGTCTGCTGCTCCGCCAGAATTTTCCCGATAAAGCTGCGCCGGTGCATTGGGGTCGGACCAAGAGCGGCAATTTGCTCACGGTGCAGCTTGGTTGCATAGCCTTTATGTATTTTGATGCCATAGTCCGGATATAATTCCTCCCACAGCCCCTCACACAGCCGGTCCCGGGTCACTTTGGCGACAATGGATGCTGCAGCGATAGACTGGCTGTTGGCATCCCCCTTGATAATCGCCTGCTGGGGCAGCGCCAGATCCACCTTCTCCGCATCAATCAGCAGATAGTCGGCCGCCTCGCTTAAGCCCTCCACTGCTTTTTTCATCGCCAGCCGGGAGGCCTGCTTGATATTGATCTCATCAATAATGGAAGACTCCACATGCCCGACACAGACAGCCAGCGCCTGCTCCATAATAATCTCGTACAGGGCATCCCGTTTTTTTGCCGTCAGCTTCTTTGAGTCATCCACACCGTCTATAATCAGGCCCTCCGGCAAAATAACCGCAGCAGCCACCACATCACCGAACAGACAGCCTCTGCCCACTTCATCCACACCGGCAATCCGGCGGTACGACTGCTCCCAGCCCGCTTTCTCAAAACTCAGCATATCTATACTGCTCATATTCACTCCACCGCCATGTCCATTTATCTTACTTTATCCTACTCAGCTTATCATACGAAGACTTCCGGGGTCATCCTTCCATATCCTCATAATCAGTCCGTCCAGCCCTTTACGTCAACAAAAAAAAGAGCCACCGGTAATCCGGATGGCCCTCATCTCTAACTAAGCTTTACGGTGTCTCCAGCGTAAAAGTACCCAGCTTGCCGGCGCGCAGCTCGTGCAGCAGCGTCCGGGAAGCCTTCTCCAGATCGACGCGGCCGCCGCTGATCAGACAGCCGCGCTTGCGCCCGACTGCTTCCATAACGGCCACGATTTCGTCCGGATTTTCCGTATCCTCAGGAAGCTTGTCAATGCCAAAGCGCTCCTTGAACCGGGAACCGTAATCCTTGATCAGATATTTTACCGCATAATAGGCAATGTCCTCAACGTTAAGAACCTCTTCTTTGATTGCACCCGTGATAGCCAGGCGGTAACCCACCTCCTGGTCCTCGAACTTGGGCCATAGAATCCCGGGGGTATCGAGCAGCTCCAGGGTACCGTCCGTCTTGATCCATTG
Proteins encoded:
- a CDS encoding ribonuclease HII, with protein sequence MSSIDMLSFEKAGWEQSYRRIAGVDEVGRGCLFGDVVAAAVILPEGLIIDGVDDSKKLTAKKRDALYEIIMEQALAVCVGHVESSIIDEINIKQASRLAMKKAVEGLSEAADYLLIDAEKVDLALPQQAIIKGDANSQSIAAASIVAKVTRDRLCEGLWEELYPDYGIKIHKGYATKLHREQIAALGPTPMHRRSFIGKILAEQQTLF
- a CDS encoding YraN family protein, which produces MSGLPVSGRYNRKLKGAAAEAAAALYLASRGYTVLERNWRCRSGELDLIAEYQGVLVFIEVRSRSGSPLPGTPEESVDARKIRKVRSTAKVYLHMRNQEECAVSFDVISVQLNPDLSVAALRHIREAF
- a CDS encoding EscU/YscU/HrcU family type III secretion system export apparatus switch protein, whose product is MSEHEKQGMSQRMKKAVALKYTPGQSDAPVVVAKGQGVIAEAILQKAKENGVAVQEDAALVEVLSKLDLDQQIPPELYNLVAEILSFVYQSDRQAGKRNRQ